ccttcttcttccttgtgttctctccttgctctccctcctcttccttgccgtgacctatcaaggtgctagcacacctttgtttaggttttctccatcaagaattgttcgtgtggatacttctagaggaccgacgcttgacggtctagagatccggcaacttcttggacgagcgggaacgcgaagggcttcgctacaagggtaatgatcttaactttagtgtagatctaaagttttacaaactcgtacaagaaaaagtttttcgaaaagtttttgtttacgaatctttgcacgagatccatggctttgggtgactcggggtttccgcgatgcgaaaaaatggttttcacggcccgacgaACCTAACAAAGACtcacctatcctatacttgactcaactactGAATGTTATTACATACCCTgtattccattcatgtgggggattgttggaaatgtgaatggaataaagaggtggagacgaagaAACTCTATTGTGCATAGGTTTTTAGTTCTACATTGGAAGTCTCTTggttttattgttggtttaaattatcgcacatgcattgatgttgtaaacatatgtatggggagagactctctcatgcgtgggtgcgTAAGAgtgggtgcaaatctagggcccgGATTTGAACTGAACTAAGTTGACTCGTGTACAAACACAACCTGCGTACGTCAAATATCAGATTGGGCAAAGAATGAATCAACGTTTTGTCACCTAAATCTACTTTTGCTACATGCTCAAGAGTGTATCAATATAAAATTAATGACGATTCCATAACGTTTCGACATTAATGacaacattaaactcattaatggtgattttgTAATGTCTTGACATTAATAAcgatattaaactcattaataataattccgtaacgtctcgacattaatgaagaaaTTAAATCCATTAATGGCGATATTAAACCTAGCATTAAATGTCCATAATTTGATCATTCATTGCAGGTAAtgtgagagctcctatataaggaggctggatcttaAGAAAAGGAAAGAATAACGGAAGATAATAGAAAGAGAGAGCGAGAGGAAGAGCAGGAAGTGAACCTTTGTCCACCCGTGCTCTCCCATAAAAACTCTCTTAGTCGTGCACTCGCTTGACAAAACTACTCATGATAGCACTTAGGTGCATATTCAATTCGCCGTGATCAACCCGTGCTTAGTGGTGATCATGATTTTATTGTTCTATCCTCTAAAACAGACTATCCAAGATAGTCTCAAAGCACAGCTAGAGATGAGACGAATCTATTTCAAGAAAATTACATTGAACGCAAACCTCAACTTCGTCTTCTAGACTGGCTTCATCACGACTTGACTTCTCGACTCGGACATCCAAACCAGTTAgaattaattttgtataatttcaattcaataatttttttctcaataTCTCCCGTAATAAATTGTCCAATGCATTTTAgtaagaatttaaatttattataatcaTATGATATTATTAAGGGATTTAATTTAAAGGGCTAAACGACACTAATTTATTATGTAATAATAAAATTTCAtcctattttttattaaataatatttgttGACTGGACTAATCCTAAAAAAACTACCGATTCCAAAAGCAGATAAAAAAGATTGATGGTTCCATTAGGTTATTAGGTAGCGCCCAATACAAACTAATATTCtataaatgaattcattaagCTAGATTAATTCTGTAATAGCTTTAGGTAAAATTGTTTAAAACTACTTAATATTAATTAAGATTGCTTTAGCATGGATCAAACTTGCTTTACAGCTTTAGTATTCTAAAAATATTActaatttaaacctaaactatagttttgattaaaattagtAGTGGAGCATTTTTATATTAGagtaattttgattaatattattttatattatagtaattttgtttttaaaaaattagtggAGTAAAAAAGAATACTTTGGAAAAAGATAagggatttatttatttattttgagatGTGGGAGGATAAGGAGGAAGAAAAAACGTGCTTACTTTGGATTCCGAACCATCGCCGACCCGTGGGCCGTGGCAGGTATAGCGCTGAGTAGTGGACTCTCTGTTCTTCCATGGCGGCGCTTAGCTTCACGGTCCGGCGGAAAGCACCCTTGCTTGTGCCTCCCGCCGCCCCCACGCCGTACGAGTTCAAGCGCCTCTCCGACATCGACGATCAAGACGGCATCCGCACCCAAATTCCCATCATCCAGTACTACCGCGGCAGCGGCGACGATCGCGACCCGGTCGTGGTGATCCGCCACGCTCTCTCCCGGGCGCTGGTCTTCTTCTACCCCCTGGCCGGCCGAATCCAAGAAATCGCCGGGCGGAAGCTGGTGGTGGAGTGCACGGGCGAGGGGGTCCTCTTCGTGGAGGCCGATGCAGACGTCCGCCTCGATCAGATCGGCGATGCTCTGCACCCTCCGATTCCCTTCTTTGACGAGGTCTTCCCTGAATCCTCCGGGATCCTCCATCGCCCCTTGATTCACATCCAGGTGACGCGATTACGGTGCGGAGGTTTCATATTCGCCCTCCGTGGTAACCACACAATGACTGACGGTGCAGGTTTGGGCCAGTTCTTGACCGCCATCGGCGAGCTGGCTCGGGGCGCGTCGGCTCCATCCACACTCCCTGTTTGGGCGCGTGAGCTCCTCGAGGCCCGCACTCCTCCCCGCATCACTTGTCTCCACCCTGCGTTCGATCACGCAGCGGCTCGACCGCCTAACGCCGGCAATGGCCCGCCCC
This window of the Zingiber officinale cultivar Zhangliang chromosome 3B, Zo_v1.1, whole genome shotgun sequence genome carries:
- the LOC121967089 gene encoding benzyl alcohol O-benzoyltransferase-like isoform X1, whose translation is MAALSFTVRRKAPLLVPPAAPTPYEFKRLSDIDDQDGIRTQIPIIQYYRGSGDDRDPVVVIRHALSRALVFFYPLAGRIQEIAGRKLVVECTGEGVLFVEADADVRLDQIGDALHPPIPFFDEVFPESSGILHRPLIHIQVTRLRCGGFIFALRGNHTMTDGAGLGQFLTAIGELARGASAPSTLPVWARELLEARTPPRITCLHPAFDHAAARPPNAGNGPPLDMEHRSFLFRRSDIGALRMLVPPHLRTCSTFEILTACLWRCRTVAIGYDDPDEEIRVIFTVGARGGRCAGLGLPRGYYGNAFAYAAAVTSAGELCSRPMSYPLELMRNVKASVTTEHMRSLADLMVLRGRPHYATEGVYLVSDATRTGMEEVDYGWGKAAYAGPAWGRVASFHILFRNSKGEEGILVPHYLPRSIMDKFAGEVASLIKKDPSLRSSL